The following is a genomic window from Solanum stenotomum isolate F172 chromosome 4, ASM1918654v1, whole genome shotgun sequence.
AAGTACCAAACAACTTCAAGAACAAACTATAGAGATTCAAGCATTGAGCTATGGCCAACCTCATGTCCTCAACCACCCAAAAGTTGCTAGGAATACGACTACAGGGAAAAATAGAGGCACTACTGATTAAATTCCATGTTAGGTGTTTCACCACTAAGAGAATGATACCCCAGTCATGGGTCCATATTGGCATTTGGCATCATGTGCATCACCATCAGGTTACAATATTCAGTAATaactaacacaataatatttaaaatgcaATCAAATAATCTAAcctaagaaaaaggaaaagagaggGCCGACCTCATCCACTTTTCTGGAGTCCTCATGTGGAGTTGCACTAGATTCAGATCTGCATTTTGCATGAATAATTGGACCCAACTGAGACCTTTCCATTCCAACAGTTGACCCACTTGGTGCATTCATGTAGACAGCCCCCCTATACATCCATTCTTCAGTCTCATCGCTGTAAAAATCATCAAAAGGCTCTCCACACAGTGCACAAGCATTCTGCTCATCGTCAGCAGGAACGGCCAATTCTTCATCATCCTTCGTTTCGACAACTTGCTCAGTCGGTAGAAATCCAGGAACTGCATCAGATCCCAAAGCCTCTGTACCACTAAGCCACATGTTGACGCTTACAAACCACTTACGAGAAGATTTCTGCTTGCGATTTTTTGATACTCGATTCTTGGTTACATGCCAATCCATATGACTGCTGTGAGCCTCTTGGCATTTAAATCGTAGGCCACAAGTTGTGCACTGTCTTGGAAGATCAGCATATAAAGCAGTTACTGCAGAATCGTGACGAACCTTAAGAAGATCCGGATTAAAATCAAGGCCCACAGGATCCTACAAATTGTATCACATGGCTGAGAAAAATCTTCACATGAAAATTGACAGTAGAGAAAGCTTGGCATAGGAAAAAAAACAAGTACCTGTGCTGGAGCTTGATTTGTCAATGAAATCAAACCTTGTGCCATGAGTGAGTTAATCAAGCTTGAAAAGCCTGCTGCTGGAGGGTTAGGAGTAACCTGACCTAGATTTTGGGATGCTGGCATGAACTTAGAAGGCATAGGAAGTGGGCCTCTGGGAAAAGGTGGCAAGGCTCCTGAGGAAAATTGTGATGACGTATTTGGGACATTAACCAATGGCATAGACACCTGTGGACCTGAAACTGGACGGGGGAAGTGAGTACCTATAGAAGAACCAGGACCCTGTAAAGGGTATCTATAAATTGGCGGTAGCAAATGGTTCGAGGCTGGAAGTGAGGCACTTGGAGGCATAGTCTGATGAATACGCTGAGAAAGCAATAGCTGAGGTTCTGCTGAAGTCACTTGTTCAGGGTTTTGATGACTTGCAGAAAATGATGTGGGGTGTTGACTAGGAAATTGTGGATACTTGATATGTGAGTTGCTCTTCAAATTATCAATATGTTGCTCAGGAAGAACTGGCCTGTCCAAAGAATGATTGACAACTGAATTGCTTGCATTATTTACTTCAAAAGGACTTCTGACATGATTATGAGGCAGAACAACAGGTTTTGAAGTCAAAGATTGGGGAGCATGCACATTTTGGGGAGGCCATGGTACACCAGGGCCACGTCCAGTAACCACCCGAATATCCTGAACTGAAGAGTCAAAAGTAGGATTCATTCTTGGTGGAACATATGGTGGCCTCCAAGTATGTCCATCAGCAGCCAAATTGCCAATCAAAGGGTGATTTGATTCACCGGTAGCTGATGAGATTCCACTTCCTTCACCCTTTAAATGTCTTAGAGGCAACTGTGGCACATTTTCTGGAAGCTTGTGAAGATAATGTGAACCTGAAAGCAGAGATGTCTCATCGCAATATCCAGTAATTTTATTTCTCGCCCCTCGACCAGACTGCCAAAAGAACTGACATAATttcaatatgaaaaaaaaaatctc
Proteins encoded in this region:
- the LOC125861950 gene encoding polyadenylation and cleavage factor homolog 4; this encodes MALAGGYVNSKLIQNDAAVAPKPLSSSVIERYKAALKEREMEIRASMPNGDDDVIVLPPSMNEIVRLYELLLSELAFNSKPVITDLTIIAGEQREHGEGIAHAICNRILEVPVEQKLPALYLLDSVVKNIGKDYIKHFSSHLPEVFCEAYRQVHPSMHPAMRHLFGTWSTVFPAPVLQKIETRLQFSQPGVQQSSGLTSSRASESPRPTHGIHVNPKYLEARRQLGHSTIDSVRAENSTAHISSDLEAKQVLSTSSKNARLSSPYRVGPPRSLSPTLTLDNPAIGLRERASPSHTALDYGLSRVRGRDVERSEWQRILPDGANQQPDIPSKYRMNKGIDLQGPRALIDAYGIDEREKVANLRQQKFANATINGLGNRLAVKTWQNTEEEEFNWEDMSPTLADQSPFNDLSTSVRHPQSIRMRPGVDSQHAVPLVTDPRRSWANRGQYSLVHDSSLDDVHSSGRGARNKITGYCDETSLLSGSHYLHKLPENVPQLPLRHLKGEGSGISSATGESNHPLIGNLAADGHTWRPPYVPPRMNPTFDSSVQDIRVVTGRGPGVPWPPQNVHAPQSLTSKPVVLPHNHVRSPFEVNNASNSVVNHSLDRPVLPEQHIDNLKSNSHIKYPQFPSQHPTSFSASHQNPEQVTSAEPQLLLSQRIHQTMPPSASLPASNHLLPPIYRYPLQGPGSSIGTHFPRPVSGPQVSMPLVNVPNTSSQFSSGALPPFPRGPLPMPSKFMPASQNLGQVTPNPPAAGFSSLINSLMAQGLISLTNQAPAQDPVGLDFNPDLLKVRHDSAVTALYADLPRQCTTCGLRFKCQEAHSSHMDWHVTKNRVSKNRKQKSSRKWFVSVNMWLSGTEALGSDAVPGFLPTEQVVETKDDEELAVPADDEQNACALCGEPFDDFYSDETEEWMYRGAVYMNAPSGSTVGMERSQLGPIIHAKCRSESSATPHEDSRKVDEGQEDGSQRKRMRS